The Candidatus Zixiibacteriota bacterium genome includes a window with the following:
- the rplU gene encoding 50S ribosomal protein L21 gives MYAIVEAGGLQYRVAEGDVIRVPLHVAQPGEAFAIERVLLVGDADSSRIGKPHVEGARVETTVVAQGRGEKVLVFKKKRRTKYRKMRGHRQDFTDLKVAKIVVA, from the coding sequence ATGTATGCCATAGTTGAGGCCGGCGGTCTCCAGTATCGCGTCGCGGAAGGTGATGTCATTCGGGTGCCGCTGCATGTTGCGCAGCCGGGTGAAGCCTTCGCGATTGAGCGCGTTCTGCTGGTGGGAGACGCCGACTCGAGCCGGATCGGCAAGCCGCACGTCGAGGGCGCCCGCGTCGAAACGACGGTGGTGGCGCAGGGTCGCGGCGAAAAGGTGCTGGTTTTCAAGAAGAAGCGCCGCACCAAGTACCGCAAGATGCGCGGGCACCGTCAGGACTTTACGGACCTGAAAGTCGCAAAGATTGTAGTCGCATAA
- the bamA gene encoding outer membrane protein assembly factor BamA, with protein MFRSRAVLVIGLILLLLQVGAKPSAAQSYEIGSVVVERNSAVESSLIAAVAGLTSGTKLSSTAVQEAIRRVYGLGLFSDVKVAGEFSGGRINLKITVVEFPRLAAMKFEGNKSIKDKKLKEKLTVFEQQTVGPSQIRNNIEVIKKLYREEGYFLADVEAESEPLDSNRVALRFKIKENEKIKIRQVEFEGNQFFDDGKLRGQMKTKAGGFLRSGSFKREQFEDDKDKVIEFYRKRGFIDASVTGDSIAIDPDGKKMVLFVRVNEGNRYYFGDVTFKGNEVYKTELLQGQIKFRKGDVYNQEKFEESMSDLYSVYQEDGYIHVRMIDNVQTVDSILNIELEISEGVPAHINKVFIEGNSKTKEKVIRRELFSRPGQTFQRSILMRSLRNVMLLNYFSNVEPDVRNLPNGDIDLVFKVEEKPTGQIQAGAGYSGQDKLVGTLGLGIPNFRGEGQNVNLDWSFGSRRNSISLSFTEPWLLDTPTTLGFDVFSINRNVQYTDEEWTEGTRGLGVRLGRRLRWPDDYFRASVRYSLEEFRYYDFNQTYRDRYKDDPLSLLRFENDWSTTSTLGLTIVRDSRDLSQFATKGSLHQLSSEVSGWALGGDYRYHKHIFDMARYLRVWWNVVLAGKVRIGWVDSPYGYDGIPYGERFAPGGTYQDGVIRGYDDASIGPRNSRGGYMRGRSEIIYNMELQVPIVNQQIYALLFADAGNAWESGRAVKPFDLDRYDGLKKSVGAGFRIVIPGLGTIGFDFGYGYNNPGGAEWKPHFQLGTTF; from the coding sequence ATGTTCAGATCACGGGCAGTGCTGGTGATCGGCTTGATCCTCCTGTTGCTGCAGGTAGGAGCGAAGCCGAGCGCGGCGCAGTCATACGAAATCGGCAGCGTGGTGGTGGAACGGAACTCGGCGGTCGAGTCATCGCTGATCGCCGCCGTCGCCGGTCTGACATCCGGAACCAAGCTTTCCTCTACGGCCGTGCAAGAGGCGATTCGCCGCGTGTACGGCCTTGGTCTTTTTTCGGACGTCAAAGTTGCCGGGGAGTTCAGCGGCGGGCGGATCAACCTCAAAATCACGGTGGTCGAATTTCCGCGTTTGGCGGCAATGAAATTCGAGGGCAACAAGTCGATCAAGGACAAGAAGCTCAAGGAGAAGCTCACGGTCTTTGAGCAGCAAACCGTCGGCCCCAGTCAAATCCGCAACAATATCGAAGTCATCAAGAAGCTTTACCGCGAGGAAGGGTACTTTCTCGCCGACGTTGAAGCCGAGTCGGAGCCGCTCGACAGCAATCGCGTGGCGCTGCGGTTCAAGATCAAGGAAAACGAGAAGATCAAGATTCGCCAGGTGGAGTTCGAAGGCAATCAGTTCTTTGACGACGGCAAACTGCGCGGTCAGATGAAGACCAAGGCGGGCGGGTTCCTGCGCTCCGGCTCTTTCAAACGCGAGCAGTTTGAGGACGACAAGGACAAAGTTATCGAGTTCTACCGCAAGCGCGGGTTTATCGATGCGTCTGTGACCGGCGACAGTATCGCGATCGACCCGGACGGCAAGAAGATGGTGCTGTTCGTGCGGGTCAACGAGGGGAACCGCTATTACTTTGGCGACGTAACGTTCAAGGGCAACGAAGTCTACAAGACGGAGTTGCTGCAGGGTCAGATCAAGTTCAGGAAGGGGGATGTCTACAACCAGGAGAAGTTCGAAGAGTCGATGTCTGACCTGTACTCGGTGTATCAGGAGGACGGCTACATCCACGTCCGTATGATCGATAATGTGCAGACCGTGGATTCGATTCTGAATATTGAGTTGGAAATTTCCGAGGGTGTTCCGGCGCACATCAACAAGGTGTTCATCGAAGGAAACTCGAAGACGAAAGAGAAAGTAATCCGCCGCGAGTTGTTTTCGCGGCCGGGGCAGACGTTTCAGCGTTCGATCCTGATGCGCTCACTGCGCAATGTGATGTTGTTGAATTACTTCAGCAACGTCGAGCCGGATGTGCGCAATCTGCCGAATGGCGATATTGACTTGGTTTTCAAGGTTGAAGAGAAGCCGACCGGTCAGATTCAGGCCGGCGCCGGCTATTCCGGCCAGGACAAGCTGGTGGGGACGTTGGGCTTGGGGATACCGAATTTCCGCGGGGAGGGTCAGAATGTCAATCTCGACTGGTCCTTTGGCTCGCGGCGCAACTCGATATCGCTCTCCTTCACGGAGCCCTGGTTGCTGGACACGCCCACGACTCTGGGATTCGATGTTTTCAGCATCAATCGCAATGTCCAATACACCGACGAGGAGTGGACCGAAGGAACGCGGGGACTCGGCGTCCGGCTCGGCCGCCGTCTGCGCTGGCCGGATGATTACTTCCGTGCGTCCGTTCGCTACAGCCTCGAAGAATTTCGCTACTACGATTTCAATCAGACGTATCGCGATCGCTATAAAGATGATCCGCTCAGTCTGCTGCGCTTCGAAAATGACTGGTCGACGACTTCAACTCTCGGCTTGACGATTGTGCGCGACTCCCGCGATTTGTCGCAATTCGCGACCAAGGGATCGCTGCATCAGCTGTCATCGGAGGTTTCCGGCTGGGCGTTGGGCGGCGACTATCGCTACCACAAGCACATCTTCGACATGGCGCGCTATCTGCGGGTCTGGTGGAATGTCGTGTTGGCCGGGAAGGTGCGGATCGGTTGGGTGGACAGCCCGTATGGTTACGACGGTATTCCCTACGGCGAGCGTTTCGCGCCGGGCGGCACCTATCAGGATGGTGTGATTCGCGGCTACGACGATGCGTCAATCGGTCCCCGTAATTCGCGGGGCGGCTACATGCGGGGGCGCTCGGAGATTATTTACAATATGGAATTGCAGGTGCCGATCGTCAACCAGCAGATCTACGCTTTGCTGTTTGCCGATGCGGGCAATGCCTGGGAATCGGGTCGGGCGGTGAAACCGTTCGATCTTGACCGCTACGACGGCCTCAAAAAATCCGTCGGCGCCGGATTCAGAATCGTCATTCCGGGACTCGGGACGATTGGCTTTGACTTTGGTTATGGTTATAATAACCCCGGCGGTGCCGAATGGAAACCACACTTCCAACTCGGAACGACGTTCTAA
- the lpxD gene encoding UDP-3-O-(3-hydroxymyristoyl)glucosamine N-acyltransferase: MKLKDLAARIGGAAIGDGETEILRLNTIEAAGPGDLTFIANPKYAARLDASRASAVIVKAVPAGQSRNFLVHDDPYYAVAQALKLLYPAPGALIQPGIAASARVDASAQIGRGVHIGEFVEIGADTRIGDGSRVMTGCVVGRNCRIGDDSQLYPHVVVYDECLIGSRVAIHAGTVVGADGFGYATHAGVHHKVYQIGRVRIEDDVEIGANCTIDRGALSETVIGTGTKIDNLVQIAHNVRIGRGCIIVAQVGIAGSTVLGDYVVLGGQVGLVGHLEIGSGTRVSAQSGVTKSYSGGDYGGTPARPMREYREIEAHIHRLPQRMDELKRLKSEVEELRKQLAEMRRP; the protein is encoded by the coding sequence ATGAAGTTGAAGGATCTTGCGGCGCGGATCGGCGGCGCCGCGATCGGCGATGGCGAGACTGAAATCCTCCGTCTGAACACGATCGAGGCGGCCGGCCCCGGCGATCTCACTTTTATCGCAAATCCCAAGTATGCGGCGCGACTCGACGCCTCGCGCGCGTCGGCGGTAATTGTCAAGGCGGTTCCAGCAGGTCAGTCGCGGAATTTCCTGGTGCACGACGATCCTTACTATGCCGTGGCGCAGGCGCTGAAGTTGCTTTATCCGGCACCGGGCGCGCTGATTCAGCCCGGTATCGCCGCTTCGGCTCGCGTCGATGCCAGCGCCCAGATCGGCCGTGGCGTGCATATCGGGGAGTTTGTCGAAATCGGAGCCGACACCAGGATCGGTGATGGGAGTCGCGTCATGACCGGCTGCGTCGTCGGCCGCAATTGCCGGATCGGCGACGATTCGCAACTTTATCCCCATGTTGTAGTTTATGATGAGTGTCTGATCGGCAGTCGCGTGGCGATTCATGCCGGCACCGTCGTCGGGGCCGACGGTTTTGGCTATGCGACTCACGCCGGCGTGCATCATAAGGTCTACCAGATCGGCCGCGTGCGCATCGAGGACGACGTCGAGATCGGGGCCAATTGCACGATAGATCGCGGCGCACTCAGCGAAACCGTTATCGGGACGGGCACCAAGATCGACAATCTCGTGCAGATCGCTCATAATGTCCGCATCGGAAGAGGATGCATTATTGTCGCGCAGGTGGGAATCGCCGGTTCGACCGTCCTGGGCGACTATGTGGTGCTTGGTGGCCAAGTCGGTTTGGTGGGGCATCTGGAGATCGGCAGCGGCACCCGCGTCAGCGCCCAGTCCGGCGTCACCAAGTCCTATTCCGGCGGCGATTATGGCGGTACACCGGCACGCCCGATGCGCGAGTACCGCGAGATCGAAGCGCATATTCACCGTCTCCC
- a CDS encoding DEAD/DEAH box helicase family protein, translating into MAKFKLVSKYEPRGDQPEAIRRLSEGVLNHERFQTLLGVTGSGKTFTVANVIANVGKPTLVISHNKTLAAQLYGEFKSYFPDNAVEFFISYYDYYQPEAYVPATDTYIEKDTSINDNIDRLRLRATSSLLERDDVIIVASVSCIYGIGSPSEYKNLLVLLRTGEEVDRNQILRKLIEIQYTRNDIDFSRGHFRVRGDTIEIFPAYEVNGVRVELWGDQIERIRTFDPVSGEIKGEIERIAIYPARHFVSSSETVRKAIFGIEQELRERLADFREQGKL; encoded by the coding sequence ATGGCAAAGTTCAAGCTGGTCTCAAAATATGAACCGCGCGGCGACCAACCGGAAGCGATCCGGCGCCTTTCCGAGGGCGTACTCAATCACGAGAGATTTCAGACTCTCCTGGGAGTGACCGGTTCCGGCAAAACTTTCACCGTCGCCAATGTGATTGCCAACGTCGGTAAGCCGACCCTGGTGATCTCCCACAACAAGACGCTGGCTGCCCAGCTTTACGGAGAATTTAAGTCTTACTTCCCGGACAACGCGGTTGAATTCTTCATCAGCTACTACGACTACTACCAGCCGGAGGCGTACGTCCCGGCAACCGACACCTACATCGAGAAAGATACCTCAATCAACGACAACATCGACCGCCTGCGCCTCCGGGCCACCAGTTCGCTACTGGAACGTGACGATGTCATCATCGTGGCCTCGGTCTCCTGCATCTACGGCATCGGCTCGCCTTCGGAATACAAGAATCTCCTCGTGCTGCTCCGCACTGGTGAAGAGGTTGACCGCAACCAGATCTTGCGCAAGTTGATCGAAATTCAGTATACCCGCAACGACATCGACTTTTCGCGCGGCCATTTTCGCGTGCGCGGCGACACCATCGAGATCTTCCCGGCTTATGAGGTCAACGGCGTCCGCGTCGAACTCTGGGGCGATCAGATTGAGCGCATCCGGACTTTCGATCCGGTCAGCGGCGAGATCAAAGGCGAGATTGAGCGGATCGCGATCTATCCGGCGCGGCACTTCGTCAGTTCGTCCGAGACGGTCCGCAAGGCGATTTTCGGAATCGAGCAGGAATTGCGCGAACGCCTGGCCGACTTTCGCGAACAGGGCAAACTGC
- a CDS encoding OmpH family outer membrane protein: MVFRTMAVLVIALAAIATAPVTLQAQDKIVYIDSYRIRLEYKEFQDAQAQFNKEVETWNAEVETGQKDIEKMEAELAKQSLILSEAKKKERETEIETKKATWQKLANDIFGPDGRAEKRNAELTKPLLDKINTVLEKLALQEGYAMILDSVNGNIAYAKKELDITDRVLEELEKTQ; this comes from the coding sequence ATGGTGTTTCGTACAATGGCAGTTCTTGTCATTGCCCTGGCCGCGATTGCCACAGCGCCAGTGACGCTGCAGGCCCAGGATAAGATCGTGTACATTGACTCATATCGCATCCGGCTCGAGTACAAGGAATTTCAGGACGCGCAGGCGCAGTTCAACAAAGAAGTTGAGACCTGGAATGCCGAGGTGGAGACCGGGCAAAAAGATATCGAGAAGATGGAGGCGGAGTTGGCCAAGCAGTCGCTGATCCTTTCCGAGGCGAAGAAGAAAGAGCGCGAGACCGAGATCGAGACCAAGAAAGCGACCTGGCAGAAGCTGGCCAATGACATTTTCGGCCCCGACGGGCGCGCCGAGAAACGGAATGCCGAATTGACCAAGCCCCTGCTGGACAAGATCAATACCGTGCTGGAGAAACTGGCGTTGCAGGAAGGTTACGCGATGATTCTCGACAGCGTAAACGGCAATATCGCTTACGCGAAAAAGGAGCTCGACATCACCGACCGCGTTCTCGAGGAGCTGGAAAAGACGCAGTAG